A single genomic interval of uncultured Sphaerochaeta sp. harbors:
- a CDS encoding CYTH domain-containing protein, which translates to MSYEVELKAHVDDPITLKHDIEQQPGIGEVCCEEKDDIYYALAGQEPLFRLRMERFGPSFQNLSGNVRFTRKYKSLKDGIEVNEEVEFLSSSDQAQQAHAFFLSLGYEVYIRKTKRGYSYDWVFDETLSPLHIELVEIASLGWFLEMEFVLETAERVPYARTRLLEVLSLLGVPQERIEERYYMHLLKDFS; encoded by the coding sequence ATGTCCTATGAAGTTGAACTGAAAGCCCATGTGGATGATCCTATTACGCTCAAGCATGATATCGAGCAGCAACCTGGCATTGGAGAGGTGTGTTGTGAAGAGAAAGATGACATCTACTATGCTTTGGCGGGGCAGGAGCCTCTCTTCCGCCTACGGATGGAGCGCTTTGGACCTTCTTTTCAGAATCTATCAGGGAATGTACGGTTTACAAGAAAATACAAGAGCCTGAAGGATGGGATTGAGGTCAATGAGGAAGTTGAGTTTCTCTCATCCTCCGACCAGGCACAGCAAGCTCATGCCTTCTTCCTCAGTCTTGGATATGAGGTGTATATCAGGAAAACCAAGCGGGGATACTCATACGATTGGGTATTCGATGAGACGCTCTCACCCCTTCATATAGAACTGGTGGAGATTGCCTCTCTTGGCTGGTTCTTGGAGATGGAATTTGTGTTGGAAACAGCAGAACGGGTCCCGTATGCCAGGACCCGTCTACTAGAAGTACTCTCATTGTTGGGCGTTCCCCAAGAACGTATCGAGGAACGCTATTACATGCATCTACTCAAGGATTTTTCGTAG
- a CDS encoding aldo/keto reductase, producing MQTVTMNNNHEIPQLGFGTWQIPEGKAAYVSVRYALEVGYRHIDTAAAYGNEASVGRAIRESGIEREEIFLTTKLHNNDHGYEQTKEAFLESLRKLDTDYIDLYLIHWPNPIASRSHWQDANRGSWKAMEEFVGQGLIKSIGISNFREHHIESLLERAEIKPQVNQIRLYAGEQQERLVRYCKDKQMVLEAYSPLGTGGLLSSPLIKSIAEEVGKSPAQVCLRYDIQKGHVVLPKSVTPSSILQNKDIFDFTLNEEQMARLDEMENICGPTQNPDETSF from the coding sequence ATGCAGACAGTTACGATGAACAACAATCATGAGATTCCGCAACTTGGATTTGGCACTTGGCAGATCCCTGAAGGAAAAGCAGCATATGTGAGTGTTCGCTATGCATTGGAGGTTGGGTATCGTCATATAGATACTGCAGCTGCCTATGGCAATGAGGCGAGTGTTGGACGCGCCATACGAGAGAGTGGGATTGAACGGGAGGAGATTTTCCTAACCACCAAGCTACATAACAATGATCATGGCTATGAACAGACTAAGGAAGCATTTCTGGAAAGCTTGAGAAAACTGGATACAGACTACATTGACCTCTATTTGATCCATTGGCCTAATCCCATTGCATCTCGCTCACATTGGCAGGACGCCAATAGGGGGAGTTGGAAGGCCATGGAGGAGTTTGTCGGGCAAGGCCTGATCAAGAGTATCGGTATCAGCAACTTCCGTGAACATCATATTGAATCCTTGCTCGAGAGAGCTGAGATCAAGCCGCAGGTCAATCAGATCCGGCTCTATGCTGGTGAACAACAGGAGAGATTGGTCCGATATTGCAAGGACAAGCAGATGGTTCTGGAAGCATATAGTCCATTAGGCACAGGAGGCCTGCTTAGTAGTCCCCTGATCAAGAGCATTGCTGAAGAGGTAGGGAAGAGTCCCGCTCAGGTATGTCTTCGTTATGATATCCAGAAGGGGCATGTAGTGCTTCCCAAATCAGTTACACCTTCCTCTATTCTCCAGAACAAGGATATCTTTGATTTCACGTTGAATGAAGAACAAATGGCAAGGCTCGATGAAATGGAGAATATCTGTGGACCAACGCAGAATCCGGATGAAACCTCCTTCTAA
- a CDS encoding zinc ribbon domain-containing protein gives MDKKRYICPKCGGTHYESDRFQATGGNFAKIFDVQNKRFITVTCTNCGYTELFKQNEQTGWNILDFFLN, from the coding sequence ATGGATAAGAAACGATATATATGTCCAAAATGTGGCGGCACTCATTATGAGAGCGACCGGTTCCAGGCAACGGGTGGCAATTTCGCCAAGATTTTCGATGTCCAAAACAAACGGTTCATCACCGTCACTTGTACCAATTGTGGGTACACTGAATTGTTCAAACAAAATGAACAGACAGGATGGAATATTTTGGACTTCTTCTTGAATTAA
- a CDS encoding alpha-glucosidase, translating to MKIVLIGAGSAQFGLGTLGDIMQSKTLVGSTISLVDINDQALQSVYGKATAFVEENNLPFTIEATTDRKKALQGCDVVVISIEVGNRFQLWDEDWTIAQQYGIAQVYGENGGPGGVFHSLRIIPVIMEICEDVVSLCPDAWIFNYSNPMTSIVTTVLRKYPSLKFVGICHEIASLERYLPSILETPFSNLQTRSAGLNHFSVLLEAYYRDSGKDAYPDILNRAPAFFEKEPGYSDILSYMQQHGEAFITEGSTHRPLPEGTRSKKPWADRTLFKEILDHYHLLPITVDSHFGEYISWAQEVVDHKGIKDFYFLYQKMLSRLEPKIELKVTERLVYILEGIEENSGYEELAVNILNNGLIKDLPPWIAVEVPAKVYSKGMKGVAFDSFPKGFAALLRNYCGVYDLTAEAVLQGKKEYVIQALLANPVVHTMRNIPELVDVMIERQCKWLGYLR from the coding sequence ATGAAGATCGTTCTTATTGGGGCAGGTAGTGCACAGTTTGGGCTTGGTACCCTTGGCGATATTATGCAAAGTAAAACATTGGTGGGAAGCACCATCAGCTTGGTGGATATCAATGACCAGGCATTGCAGTCCGTGTATGGCAAGGCCACAGCATTTGTCGAAGAGAATAATCTCCCTTTTACCATTGAGGCAACCACTGACCGCAAGAAAGCACTGCAGGGTTGTGATGTAGTGGTCATTTCCATCGAAGTGGGAAATCGTTTTCAGCTCTGGGATGAGGATTGGACCATAGCCCAACAGTACGGCATTGCCCAGGTGTATGGGGAGAATGGTGGACCTGGAGGGGTATTCCATTCATTGAGGATTATTCCTGTCATCATGGAAATCTGTGAAGATGTAGTTTCTCTCTGTCCAGATGCCTGGATTTTCAACTATTCCAACCCAATGACCTCCATAGTCACGACTGTGCTCAGGAAGTATCCATCGCTCAAATTCGTGGGAATCTGCCATGAGATTGCATCACTGGAACGGTATCTCCCCTCAATTCTTGAAACGCCATTCTCCAATCTGCAAACCCGGAGTGCTGGTTTGAATCATTTCAGCGTGCTTCTGGAAGCGTACTACCGGGACAGCGGCAAGGATGCCTATCCAGATATTCTGAACAGAGCTCCTGCCTTCTTTGAAAAAGAACCAGGGTACTCCGATATTCTCTCCTACATGCAGCAGCATGGAGAGGCGTTCATCACAGAGGGATCCACTCATCGTCCACTACCAGAGGGAACCAGAAGCAAGAAGCCCTGGGCGGATAGGACACTGTTCAAGGAAATTCTCGATCATTACCACTTGTTGCCAATCACTGTTGACAGTCATTTTGGGGAGTATATCAGTTGGGCACAAGAGGTTGTTGACCATAAGGGGATAAAGGATTTTTATTTCTTATATCAAAAGATGCTATCGCGTTTGGAACCAAAGATTGAACTGAAAGTAACCGAACGTTTGGTCTATATCCTTGAAGGCATTGAAGAGAATAGCGGATATGAGGAACTGGCTGTAAACATACTGAATAATGGATTGATTAAAGATCTTCCCCCTTGGATTGCAGTTGAGGTGCCGGCGAAAGTATACAGCAAGGGCATGAAAGGTGTTGCTTTTGACAGTTTCCCCAAAGGGTTCGCCGCCCTCCTGAGAAACTACTGTGGTGTATATGACCTGACAGCTGAGGCTGTGCTGCAAGGAAAGAAGGAGTATGTAATCCAAGCCTTGCTGGCCAATCCAGTGGTACATACCATGAGAAATATTCCTGAGCTTGTTGATGTGATGATAGAGCGTCAGTGTAAGTGGTTGGGGTATTTGCGTTGA
- the thpR gene encoding RNA 2',3'-cyclic phosphodiesterase, with the protein MRLFYALLFPESTLLQLTSIQNTIVPYLSKGKPTSKGNLHLTLAFLGEQDEKILPLLSDILEAMPKRKMEVLFNHVGTFPKQEGDIIYSGIAHHTGLFQLQKTLVALLQEYHVVFKDTRFKAHITLFRRARYTELPEIACFTSKAKSIALMQSHRVQGILTYTPLISKTIQ; encoded by the coding sequence ATGAGACTCTTTTATGCACTGCTCTTTCCTGAGAGCACTTTGCTACAGCTTACATCCATCCAGAACACCATTGTTCCTTATCTCTCTAAAGGAAAACCAACGAGCAAAGGGAATCTCCATCTCACCCTCGCTTTTCTCGGAGAGCAGGACGAGAAGATCCTACCTTTGCTTAGTGATATCCTTGAGGCAATGCCTAAAAGAAAGATGGAAGTCCTGTTCAATCATGTAGGGACATTTCCCAAACAGGAAGGTGACATCATCTACAGTGGAATAGCCCATCATACAGGATTGTTTCAATTACAGAAAACACTTGTTGCCCTGTTGCAAGAGTATCATGTGGTCTTCAAAGATACCCGTTTTAAAGCACATATTACGCTCTTTCGAAGAGCGAGGTATACAGAGCTTCCCGAGATTGCATGTTTTACCAGCAAGGCAAAAAGTATTGCCCTGATGCAGTCCCACCGCGTACAAGGAATCCTTACCTACACTCCTCTCATTTCTAAAACAATACAATAA
- a CDS encoding methyltransferase domain-containing protein, with protein MDTYVEHNARAWDSEVEKHTIWTDGCTEEQIEKARRGELDMVLSPFKQVPPSWVSDVKGRKILALACGGGQQAVLLALAGAEVILYDISEKQLAQDASYAERLQLEMEFVKGDMRDLSCFADSTFDLIYNPTSTCFIDEVHSMYHHCYRILKKGGRLLTSITNPVLYLFDEKKALRNHLHVKYTIPYSDLKSLGKKELEKRMRKHDTIEFSHTLQDLLGGLTDSGFHITGIYTDTAGFMMIDSYIHDCYLAVRAEKSL; from the coding sequence ATGGATACATATGTTGAGCACAATGCACGAGCCTGGGATAGTGAAGTTGAAAAACACACTATTTGGACAGATGGTTGCACTGAAGAACAGATAGAGAAAGCACGCAGAGGGGAATTGGATATGGTTCTCTCTCCGTTCAAGCAGGTCCCTCCTTCCTGGGTTAGTGATGTAAAAGGGAGAAAGATCCTTGCCCTTGCCTGTGGTGGTGGACAGCAAGCGGTTCTCCTTGCCCTCGCTGGCGCTGAGGTTATCCTGTATGATATTTCGGAAAAACAACTCGCACAGGATGCCTCCTATGCTGAGCGACTCCAACTGGAAATGGAATTCGTCAAGGGAGATATGCGTGACCTCTCCTGTTTTGCAGACTCTACATTTGACCTGATATACAACCCAACCTCCACATGTTTCATTGATGAAGTACACAGCATGTATCATCACTGCTACAGAATCTTGAAGAAAGGTGGGAGATTGCTTACCAGCATCACCAACCCGGTGCTCTATCTCTTTGACGAAAAGAAAGCCTTGAGAAACCACCTCCATGTGAAATACACCATCCCCTACTCTGACCTAAAAAGCCTTGGGAAAAAGGAGTTGGAAAAGCGAATGAGAAAACATGATACCATTGAATTTTCCCATACCTTGCAAGACTTGCTTGGGGGGCTTACGGACTCTGGGTTTCATATAACTGGTATCTACACCGATACTGCAGGATTCATGATGATCGACAGTTATATCCATGACTGCTATCTTGCAGTTCGTGCAGAGAAGAGCTTGTAG
- a CDS encoding tetratricopeptide repeat protein: MENYFARLLLSSELDDPLYFARVHQNIADLEKKRVAHFNEYGPMNQEYVLLMGDLNMAYYRAGETHKELEVAQQIYQTSQILHGDDDESTIEAMIALGNSYLDDGQSAEAQSIVEDLLNRDYTKENGPSYDLYIDSLCLQADIYHIQKKFDEELLLRQQVLTILTSFQGSTSSQSIMARCALGVCLERRYAWREALEQYRIIRSYLDIESDFASEAEKIGLLVHIARCYRKLGEVEDARTLYRWAHRKAHVYFGPASPLALKMQRLLKAAEHNNR; this comes from the coding sequence ATGGAAAACTATTTTGCACGATTACTACTCTCCAGTGAACTTGATGACCCGCTCTACTTTGCACGGGTACATCAGAATATTGCCGATCTGGAGAAGAAGCGAGTAGCTCACTTCAACGAATATGGCCCCATGAATCAAGAATATGTACTCCTGATGGGGGATTTGAACATGGCCTACTACCGTGCAGGAGAGACCCATAAAGAGTTGGAGGTTGCTCAACAGATTTATCAGACAAGTCAGATCCTTCATGGTGATGATGATGAATCAACCATAGAGGCCATGATCGCCTTAGGCAACTCATATCTTGATGATGGACAAAGCGCTGAGGCACAATCCATTGTTGAGGATCTGCTTAATCGTGATTACACCAAAGAGAATGGCCCCTCCTATGATCTCTATATCGATTCACTCTGCCTACAGGCAGACATCTACCATATCCAAAAGAAGTTTGATGAGGAGCTTCTGCTCCGTCAGCAGGTACTCACCATCCTTACCTCATTCCAAGGATCTACGAGCAGTCAGAGTATCATGGCTCGCTGTGCACTTGGGGTATGCCTTGAGAGGAGATACGCCTGGAGAGAAGCCCTTGAACAGTACAGGATTATCCGGTCCTACCTTGATATAGAATCGGATTTTGCCTCTGAAGCAGAGAAAATTGGACTGCTTGTTCATATTGCGCGCTGCTATCGCAAGCTCGGTGAAGTTGAGGATGCAAGGACTCTCTACCGGTGGGCTCACCGTAAAGCCCACGTCTATTTTGGTCCTGCCTCTCCATTGGCTTTGAAAATGCAACGGCTTCTCAAGGCAGCTGAGCACAACAACCGATAA
- a CDS encoding flavodoxin domain-containing protein: MKRIAIVYYSGTGNTEALAQAVAKGAKEAGAEIKVIKAGLFSEGRSLLCRFA, encoded by the coding sequence ATGAAACGTATTGCAATTGTATATTACAGTGGAACGGGAAATACCGAAGCCTTGGCTCAAGCGGTGGCAAAAGGTGCCAAGGAAGCCGGTGCAGAAATAAAGGTGATCAAGGCCGGTCTCTTCTCTGAAGGCCGGTCTCTTCTCTGCCGATTTGCTTGA
- the speB gene encoding agmatinase, whose translation MEHWFLDSEFPNCDKETARFYVIPFPLEDTVSYMGGTADGPEAIIEASSQLEQLVEGFGNPGALGIHTREPLGTEGMVEQAIAAAAEAILQAYDHGSIPVLLGGEHSVTNAAIPLLRDRFPQGEVGILQFDAHMDLRDAYEGSKLSHASVMRRAVEAGIPLFQVGIRNYSEEDLEARERYDVGHYDASFLYSQKNLHSLEALDLPSSFPKKLYITFDVDAFDCGLMSATGTPDPGGLSWWDAITLLTVLTKDRTIIGCDVVELAPNALHHPSYTASKLTYFLMGLASKRCSQ comes from the coding sequence ATGGAACACTGGTTTTTAGATTCAGAGTTTCCCAACTGTGACAAGGAAACAGCACGATTTTATGTAATCCCTTTTCCCTTGGAGGATACAGTCTCCTACATGGGAGGCACAGCGGATGGACCAGAGGCCATCATAGAAGCTTCTTCCCAACTTGAACAACTTGTTGAGGGATTCGGGAATCCCGGTGCCTTGGGAATTCATACCAGGGAACCGCTTGGAACAGAAGGTATGGTTGAACAAGCGATAGCAGCCGCTGCTGAAGCTATCCTCCAAGCGTATGACCATGGCTCCATCCCTGTACTTCTCGGGGGTGAGCATTCAGTTACCAATGCTGCAATCCCTCTCTTGAGGGACCGATTTCCCCAAGGGGAGGTCGGTATCCTACAATTCGATGCACACATGGACCTGAGAGATGCCTATGAAGGTAGTAAACTGAGCCATGCATCGGTCATGAGACGTGCCGTAGAGGCAGGCATCCCACTTTTTCAGGTAGGGATACGGAATTATAGTGAGGAAGACCTTGAAGCACGTGAACGCTATGATGTTGGCCACTATGATGCATCGTTCCTGTATAGCCAAAAGAATTTGCACTCATTGGAAGCACTTGACCTTCCGTCTTCTTTTCCAAAAAAACTATACATTACCTTCGATGTCGATGCATTCGATTGTGGGTTGATGAGTGCCACCGGAACCCCCGATCCAGGTGGACTCTCATGGTGGGATGCAATTACGTTACTAACCGTTCTTACCAAGGATAGGACGATTATTGGATGCGATGTAGTGGAATTGGCTCCCAATGCCTTACATCACCCCTCCTATACTGCAAGCAAGCTTACGTATTTCCTGATGGGATTAGCCAGCAAGCGCTGTTCCCAGTGA
- the nspC gene encoding carboxynorspermidine decarboxylase, whose protein sequence is MIDLKKISHTPAFVLEYELLKKNLSIIEQLQKDLPLSFLFALKGFAMHAVFPDLASVASGATASSLNEALLASPYFDEIHAYAPVYQKNEFETIASMATHITFNSVSQLETYRDRSSNAQLGLRINAMYSTVSTALYDPCSYGSRLGILPKDLPQLPEGVSGLHSHNLCESGAQELAHTLSSIEKHWGHLLGDIEWLNLGGGHLVTRKGYDLDLFRKTIMDFHDRYPHIKLILEPGAAFVWETGYLVTEILDIVDNGGIKTLMIDASFAAHMPDCLEMPYSPNVIGAQLEENGVYRLGGSSCLAGDWVGSYTFEKAPKIGDHLVLCDMMHYTMVKTTMFNGIALPDIGIYRDNTYTVVKTFGFDDYQRRLS, encoded by the coding sequence ATGATCGATTTGAAAAAGATTAGCCATACTCCAGCCTTTGTGTTGGAGTATGAGCTTCTGAAAAAGAACCTTTCCATCATTGAACAGTTGCAGAAGGATCTTCCCCTCTCATTCCTCTTCGCCCTTAAAGGGTTTGCGATGCACGCGGTATTCCCGGACTTGGCCTCCGTTGCGAGCGGGGCAACTGCATCCTCACTGAATGAGGCACTTCTTGCATCTCCCTATTTTGATGAAATCCACGCATATGCTCCGGTGTATCAGAAGAACGAATTTGAAACCATTGCCTCGATGGCAACACACATTACGTTCAACTCTGTTTCCCAGCTGGAAACATATCGTGACAGAAGTAGCAATGCTCAATTGGGACTTCGCATCAATGCCATGTACTCGACAGTCTCTACTGCCTTGTATGATCCCTGTAGCTACGGGAGCCGTTTGGGTATACTTCCCAAGGATCTTCCACAACTCCCAGAGGGGGTGAGTGGATTGCACTCCCACAACCTCTGCGAGAGTGGTGCCCAAGAGCTGGCCCATACGCTCTCATCAATCGAAAAGCATTGGGGGCATTTACTTGGTGATATAGAGTGGTTGAATCTTGGTGGTGGACACCTGGTAACCAGAAAAGGGTATGACCTGGATCTTTTCAGGAAGACGATCATGGATTTCCACGATCGATATCCCCACATTAAACTTATATTGGAACCTGGTGCAGCCTTTGTTTGGGAAACTGGGTATCTGGTAACCGAAATTCTTGATATTGTTGATAATGGTGGTATCAAGACACTGATGATCGACGCCTCCTTTGCTGCCCATATGCCGGACTGTCTGGAAATGCCGTACTCCCCAAATGTAATCGGAGCGCAACTGGAAGAGAATGGTGTCTACCGTCTTGGTGGATCATCCTGCTTGGCAGGGGACTGGGTGGGTAGTTACACCTTTGAGAAAGCACCTAAGATTGGGGACCATCTGGTACTTTGTGACATGATGCACTACACCATGGTCAAGACCACCATGTTCAATGGTATCGCCTTACCGGATATCGGCATCTATCGCGATAATACCTATACAGTGGTGAAAACCTTCGGATTTGATGATTATCAACGACGCTTGTCGTAG
- a CDS encoding saccharopine dehydrogenase family protein, with protein MDKKRLMIIGAGGVGNVAVRKSARMEDLYEVILLASRTKAKCDAIAAEAGPVPVETAQVDADDVGAFVSLMESFKPDVVLNVALPYQDLPIMDACLKYGVDYVDTANYEPKDEAHFEYSYQWAYQEKFKKAGLTALLGSGFDPGVTNVFTAYAAKHYFDEMHYLDIVDCNAGDHGKSFATNFNPEINIREITQNGRYYEEGEWKITEPLEIHQNVDYPRIGGKESYLLFHEELESLVKHYPSLKRARFWMTFSQQYITHLKVLEDIGMTSIEPVMFQGMEIQPLQFLKAVLPEPSSLGENYKGQTSIGCQIKGIKDGKERTLYIFNNCSHQMAYQDTKAQAVSYTTGVPAALGTSLVARGIWKEPGVNNMEQFDPDPFLEELGPLGLPWEVVVDGKLAFGE; from the coding sequence ATGGATAAGAAACGTTTGATGATCATAGGAGCAGGTGGTGTCGGCAATGTTGCCGTACGCAAATCTGCCAGAATGGAAGACCTCTATGAGGTAATCTTGCTAGCGAGCAGGACAAAAGCCAAATGTGATGCAATTGCTGCTGAGGCAGGACCCGTTCCTGTTGAAACGGCACAGGTCGATGCTGATGATGTTGGGGCCTTTGTCAGCCTCATGGAATCTTTCAAGCCTGATGTGGTACTCAATGTTGCACTTCCTTACCAGGATCTTCCGATCATGGATGCCTGCCTGAAATATGGTGTTGATTATGTTGATACTGCAAATTACGAACCAAAGGATGAAGCACATTTTGAATACTCCTACCAGTGGGCCTATCAGGAAAAGTTCAAAAAGGCTGGCTTGACAGCACTGCTTGGAAGTGGGTTTGACCCTGGGGTGACCAATGTATTCACCGCATATGCTGCAAAACACTATTTTGATGAAATGCACTATCTTGATATTGTAGACTGTAATGCAGGGGATCATGGAAAGAGCTTTGCTACCAACTTCAATCCTGAGATCAATATCCGTGAGATTACGCAAAATGGTCGCTACTACGAAGAGGGAGAGTGGAAAATCACGGAGCCCTTGGAAATACACCAGAACGTGGACTATCCACGAATTGGGGGGAAAGAGAGCTATTTGCTCTTCCATGAGGAGTTGGAATCTTTGGTGAAACACTACCCGAGTCTGAAACGTGCACGTTTCTGGATGACCTTCAGCCAGCAATACATCACCCATCTGAAGGTGCTGGAGGATATTGGAATGACCAGTATTGAACCGGTCATGTTCCAGGGAATGGAAATCCAACCACTACAGTTCCTCAAGGCTGTACTTCCCGAGCCTTCCTCCCTTGGTGAAAACTACAAGGGGCAAACCTCCATTGGTTGCCAGATCAAGGGTATCAAGGACGGCAAGGAGAGGACTCTCTACATATTCAACAACTGCAGCCATCAGATGGCGTACCAGGATACCAAAGCACAGGCAGTAAGTTATACAACAGGTGTTCCTGCAGCACTCGGCACCAGTTTGGTTGCCCGTGGCATCTGGAAGGAGCCTGGGGTAAACAATATGGAACAGTTCGACCCTGATCCATTCCTTGAGGAACTTGGGCCATTGGGCCTTCCCTGGGAAGTGGTTGTCGATGGCAAGCTTGCCTTTGGTGAGTAG
- the speA gene encoding biosynthetic arginine decarboxylase — protein MDTWTLDDARKLYHIDSWGNEYFHVSEKGEVEVRLKDKDPNSQVSLLSIVKGLQERGMKLPVLLRFSNILDSRIQHINESFLGAMKDAGYTGTYRGVYPIKVNQQQQVVEEICKYGKQYHHGLETGSKAELLLALAHIDDLEAYVICNGYKDEEYIDLALRGLSMGVQTVLVVEMPGEVDIILERSRAMGIKPNIGLRMKPSTVASGHWTDSGGDRSVFGLNTTQVIQVVDKLRKEQMLDSLKLLHYHLGSQIPNIRDIRMGATEAARFYCGLVHEGAPMGLLDIGGGLAIDYDGSHTDSSNSRNYSTKEYCDDVVEEVMTICKEENVTHPTLLSESGRALVSYYSVLLLNVLDTNIFWNGKDVEANLDPEVLPALENLLYVRKMLNEKNAQECLNDLNYYREEIRNKFLYGKVNMRERAAAEHVYWSIVAEIKQTYGEVESPEFEKLEQQLSDIYYGNFSLFQSLPDVWAIDQLFPIMPIHMLDKRPDRKAILSDITCDSEGKIDRFIGRWEVENTLSLHTLPENDDYILGVFLVGAYQETLGDLHNLLGDTNVASVTYEDGKFRLHNELEGDTVADVLSYVEYEPKHLEALIRNKAERAVQDGRITPLERRRIIAAYTAGLRGYTYYETDQEE, from the coding sequence ATGGATACTTGGACACTAGATGACGCAAGAAAGCTGTATCACATCGATTCCTGGGGAAATGAGTATTTTCATGTCTCAGAGAAAGGGGAAGTGGAAGTACGGCTCAAAGATAAAGACCCAAATAGTCAAGTAAGCTTGTTATCCATAGTCAAGGGTTTGCAAGAGAGAGGTATGAAATTGCCTGTACTCCTGCGATTTTCAAATATTCTTGACTCGAGGATCCAACATATCAATGAGAGTTTTCTTGGTGCCATGAAGGATGCCGGCTATACCGGTACCTACCGGGGCGTCTATCCTATCAAGGTAAACCAACAGCAACAGGTTGTTGAGGAAATATGCAAATACGGTAAACAGTACCATCATGGCTTGGAAACCGGCAGCAAGGCTGAGCTTTTGCTTGCCCTTGCTCATATAGATGATCTGGAAGCCTATGTTATCTGTAACGGATACAAGGATGAGGAATATATTGACTTGGCCTTGAGAGGCCTCTCCATGGGGGTGCAAACCGTTCTGGTGGTGGAAATGCCGGGGGAAGTGGATATCATTCTGGAACGGAGTAGGGCAATGGGTATAAAGCCCAATATTGGACTGAGAATGAAACCCTCAACCGTTGCAAGTGGACACTGGACAGACAGTGGTGGGGACCGCAGTGTCTTCGGCCTGAATACCACACAGGTTATCCAGGTGGTTGATAAGCTCAGGAAAGAGCAGATGCTCGATAGCCTGAAATTATTACACTATCATCTGGGAAGCCAGATTCCCAACATTCGTGATATCCGTATGGGTGCAACGGAAGCAGCACGTTTCTACTGTGGATTGGTTCATGAGGGTGCCCCTATGGGATTGTTGGATATCGGAGGGGGATTGGCAATTGACTATGATGGTTCTCATACCGATAGCTCAAACAGCCGAAATTATTCCACCAAAGAGTATTGTGATGACGTTGTAGAGGAAGTAATGACCATCTGCAAGGAAGAGAATGTTACCCATCCAACCTTGCTCAGTGAGTCTGGAAGAGCATTGGTCTCCTACTACTCGGTCCTGCTGCTCAACGTCCTGGATACCAATATTTTCTGGAACGGGAAAGATGTTGAGGCAAATCTCGACCCAGAGGTACTTCCAGCATTGGAGAACCTCCTCTACGTGAGGAAGATGCTCAATGAAAAGAATGCACAGGAGTGCCTGAACGACCTGAACTATTACCGTGAGGAGATTAGAAACAAGTTTCTCTATGGTAAGGTGAATATGAGGGAGCGTGCTGCAGCAGAGCATGTTTACTGGTCTATTGTTGCAGAAATCAAGCAGACCTATGGAGAAGTTGAGTCCCCTGAGTTTGAGAAGTTGGAGCAGCAATTATCAGATATCTACTATGGAAACTTCAGTCTCTTCCAATCACTTCCTGATGTATGGGCGATTGATCAATTATTCCCCATCATGCCGATCCATATGCTGGACAAGAGGCCGGACAGAAAGGCAATCCTGAGTGACATCACCTGTGACAGCGAGGGAAAAATCGATCGATTCATTGGTCGCTGGGAGGTGGAGAACACCCTCAGCCTTCACACCCTTCCTGAGAATGATGACTACATCCTTGGGGTCTTCTTGGTGGGGGCTTACCAGGAAACACTGGGGGACCTGCACAATCTGCTGGGAGATACCAATGTTGCCTCAGTAACCTATGAGGACGGGAAATTCCGACTTCATAATGAGTTGGAAGGTGATACGGTGGCTGATGTATTAAGCTACGTGGAATATGAGCCTAAACATTTGGAGGCTCTGATCAGAAACAAAGCTGAACGTGCAGTTCAGGATGGAAGGATAACCCCGCTTGAGAGGCGGCGCATCATTGCTGCCTATACAGCCGGACTCAGAGGATATACCTACTACGAAACCGACCAAGAGGAGTAA